The Coffea arabica cultivar ET-39 chromosome 8e, Coffea Arabica ET-39 HiFi, whole genome shotgun sequence genome window below encodes:
- the LOC140012574 gene encoding cyclin-B2-5-like, giving the protein MLLACKYEEVSVPVVEDLILISDRAYSRNDVLEMESLMINILQFNLSVPTPYVFMRRFLKAAQSNKKLELLSFFIVELCLVEYEMLRIEPLVCKEYVDKRPVIIPYHIGEKRLYVRFQVRPF; this is encoded by the exons ATGCTTCTGGCTTGCAAGTATGAAGAAGTTTCTGTTCCTGTCGTTGAAGACCTCATATTGATTTCTGACAGGGCTTACTCCAGAAATGATGTGCTTGAGATG GAGAGCTTAATGATCAATATCTTGCAGTTTAATCTTTCAGTGCCTACTCCTTATGTCTTCATGAGGCGCTTTCTTAAAGCTGCTCAATCTAATAAAAAG TTGGAGCTTCTGTCCTTCTTTATCGTTGAGCTGTGCCTCGTCGAGTATGAAATGCTTAG AATAGAACCACTCGTATGTAAAGAATATGTAGATAAACGCCCCGTGATTATCCCTTACCACATAGGCGAAAAGCGGTTGTACGTTAGATTTCAGGTGAGACCCTTTTGA